In Acidovorax sp. GBBC 1281, a single window of DNA contains:
- a CDS encoding mechanosensitive ion channel family protein: protein MLRLQPYLPDWIRDWLDIIVPGLQILLILIVAVVLQRTLRRLVGRAGHHYQWPIEMMVPINGLLRWIIMGSALLLVLERLGVSATVLWTAFTGFATVGAVAFFAAWSVLSNLFCALLIFTVGPFRLGDYIEVLDTAEKPGAKGRVIDINLLYTTLEDFDAGPDGALLQIPNTLIFQRVVRRWKGGPPRRTDAAPEDAASAEASSSLETA from the coding sequence ATGCTGCGCCTGCAACCTTACCTGCCCGACTGGATCCGGGACTGGCTCGACATCATCGTGCCGGGCTTGCAGATCCTCTTGATCCTGATCGTCGCCGTGGTGCTGCAGCGCACGCTGCGACGGCTGGTGGGGCGTGCCGGCCACCATTACCAGTGGCCCATCGAGATGATGGTGCCGATCAACGGCCTGCTGCGCTGGATCATCATGGGCAGCGCGCTGCTGCTCGTGCTGGAGCGCCTGGGTGTCTCCGCCACCGTGCTGTGGACCGCCTTCACCGGATTCGCCACCGTGGGTGCCGTGGCCTTCTTTGCCGCGTGGAGCGTGCTGTCCAACCTGTTCTGCGCGCTGCTCATCTTCACCGTGGGCCCGTTCCGCCTGGGCGACTACATCGAGGTGCTGGACACGGCGGAAAAGCCCGGCGCCAAGGGGCGCGTGATCGACATCAACCTGCTCTACACCACGCTGGAAGACTTCGACGCAGGGCCGGACGGCGCGCTACTGCAGATTCCCAATACCCTGATCTTCCAGCGCGTGGTGCGGCGTTGGAAGGGCGGGCCTCCGCGCAGGACGGATGCCGCGCCGGAAGATGCTGCCTCAGCCGAGGCCTCTTCCAGCCTGGAAACGGCCTGA
- a CDS encoding DUF3300 domain-containing protein, which translates to MALSLIAVCALTACNRQNASPRVPPPAPSAAAAPAAAPAPEAAPVAVRYTPPSADALYQMVAPIALYPDKLVAQVLAGATYPDQVTAAETWLGQNPSLKAAALTDAVDQQPWDPSIKSLTAFPNVLEQMASNLPWTVALGKAYYNDPTDVMNAIQVMRSRASKAGTLKSSPHLRVETVTAALPSPPPPADLQQPVAVYSGPTVVVPPPTYISIEPADIQAVYVPRYDPQVVYGTPVPLYSSYRWAAPAPVYSSGVAVGPDPVAVGALAFGAGVLVGAVASHHHHWGWDAWGVNWGRPPERAAWVQGAPLPPPPVVRPAVVYRGNTYISQSRTVVENIHNRVTANNIYERAPDGGRPAAVAAAMPTALAASMPAMNPMASRVPPDRDHHAMAQAAMLPHAPGQDRHLVPPGQSAVMPSPQAMVPPQRPQGAREFQNAGRAEERVQASRAALPSVPGQPPMQTHAEDPRAVPGAAQPHREVALPSNRPEGMAPHALVAPGAVPGASSREPHRENPRVQMGAGPGAQAQAQAQAQAQAQAQAQAQAQAQRAVPRPEHVQHMAPQGPAQGAAERATHSMPPPAMQRPMPAMPHEPAAPRPVAVQPPHSSPAPAPAQHGHGPEPAHRPEGRRHGET; encoded by the coding sequence ATGGCGCTGTCGCTCATCGCCGTTTGTGCCCTGACCGCCTGCAATCGCCAGAACGCTTCTCCGAGGGTGCCGCCGCCCGCGCCATCCGCCGCTGCAGCGCCCGCGGCTGCACCGGCGCCGGAGGCCGCGCCCGTGGCCGTCCGCTACACGCCGCCCAGCGCGGATGCGCTCTACCAGATGGTCGCGCCCATCGCGCTGTATCCGGACAAGCTGGTGGCGCAGGTGCTGGCCGGTGCGACCTACCCCGACCAGGTCACGGCCGCGGAAACCTGGCTGGGGCAAAACCCGTCGCTGAAGGCCGCCGCGCTGACGGATGCGGTAGACCAGCAACCGTGGGACCCGAGCATCAAATCGCTGACGGCCTTCCCGAACGTGCTGGAGCAGATGGCCTCCAACCTGCCCTGGACGGTGGCGCTGGGCAAGGCCTACTACAACGACCCGACGGACGTGATGAATGCCATCCAGGTCATGCGCTCGCGCGCCAGCAAGGCGGGCACGCTCAAAAGCTCGCCGCACCTGCGCGTGGAGACCGTCACGGCCGCGTTGCCGAGCCCACCGCCGCCGGCGGACCTGCAGCAACCCGTGGCCGTGTATAGCGGGCCCACGGTGGTGGTGCCGCCGCCCACCTACATCTCGATCGAACCGGCCGACATCCAGGCGGTGTACGTGCCGCGCTATGACCCGCAGGTGGTCTATGGCACGCCCGTGCCGCTGTACTCGAGCTATCGCTGGGCCGCGCCCGCACCGGTCTATTCGTCGGGGGTGGCCGTGGGGCCCGACCCCGTGGCCGTGGGCGCGCTGGCCTTCGGCGCCGGCGTGCTGGTGGGCGCGGTCGCATCGCACCACCACCACTGGGGCTGGGATGCCTGGGGCGTCAACTGGGGTCGGCCACCGGAGCGCGCGGCCTGGGTCCAGGGCGCGCCCTTGCCGCCGCCGCCGGTGGTGCGTCCCGCCGTGGTGTACCGGGGCAACACCTACATCTCGCAGTCCCGCACGGTGGTGGAGAACATCCACAACCGCGTCACCGCGAACAACATCTACGAGCGTGCACCGGACGGCGGCCGTCCTGCGGCCGTGGCGGCCGCGATGCCGACAGCGCTGGCCGCTTCGATGCCGGCCATGAATCCGATGGCATCGCGCGTCCCGCCGGACCGCGACCACCACGCCATGGCGCAGGCGGCCATGCTGCCGCACGCTCCGGGCCAGGACCGGCATCTTGTGCCGCCAGGCCAGTCCGCTGTGATGCCATCGCCGCAGGCCATGGTGCCTCCGCAGCGACCCCAGGGGGCGCGTGAATTCCAGAACGCTGGGCGTGCGGAGGAGCGTGTGCAGGCTTCGCGGGCAGCGCTGCCCAGCGTTCCTGGCCAACCCCCAATGCAGACCCATGCTGAAGACCCGCGGGCAGTGCCCGGGGCAGCACAGCCGCATCGCGAGGTGGCGTTGCCGTCCAACAGGCCGGAAGGGATGGCGCCGCACGCACTGGTCGCACCAGGGGCGGTGCCGGGCGCTTCGAGCCGGGAGCCCCACCGGGAGAATCCTCGCGTACAGATGGGGGCTGGTCCCGGGGCACAGGCACAGGCACAGGCACAGGCACAGGCACAGGCACAGGCACAGGCACAGGCACAGGCACAGGCGCAGCGGGCCGTGCCGAGGCCCGAGCATGTTCAGCACATGGCGCCGCAAGGGCCGGCTCAGGGCGCGGCGGAACGTGCCACTCACAGCATGCCGCCACCCGCCATGCAGAGGCCCATGCCTGCGATGCCGCACGAGCCGGCCGCACCCCGACCTGTCGCCGTGCAGCCGCCCCATTCCTCGCCGGCGCCAGCGCCAGCGCAGCATGGCCACGGGCCGGAACCGGCCCATCGGCCTGAGGGGCGCAGGCACGGCGAAACCTGA
- a CDS encoding glycosyltransferase family 2 protein produces the protein MSLPRVSVVIPVYNAEATLRRALDSIRNQTLPPFEVICVDDGSCDGSVSLAERYDTAGAFVMRMVKQPGNAGAAAARNRGLDLAAGEVVAFLDADDIWSPDKLERQLQAMHHQGLDLVGGHSGVRMQEMPAFVLDSASQPLNTRVVGLLPAMLSNPFHTSSVLVRRDACVRFPDNGQLSEDYALWLQLIAAGWRCAHHSQQLSFMYKPAFGSSGLSAQLWRMQRGELAALRAVGQRGHRGVLALALPVSCLKFGVRLLRTWLR, from the coding sequence ATGAGCCTGCCGCGCGTTTCCGTCGTCATCCCTGTCTACAACGCCGAAGCGACCTTGCGGCGCGCTCTGGACTCGATCCGCAATCAGACCTTGCCGCCATTCGAGGTGATCTGCGTGGATGACGGCTCGTGCGACGGATCCGTCTCCTTGGCGGAGCGCTATGACACCGCAGGCGCCTTCGTGATGCGTATGGTGAAGCAGCCGGGCAACGCAGGCGCCGCAGCCGCGCGCAACCGCGGCCTGGACCTGGCCGCCGGCGAGGTCGTCGCCTTTCTGGACGCAGACGACATCTGGTCGCCCGACAAACTCGAGCGCCAGCTGCAAGCCATGCACCACCAAGGCCTGGATCTGGTCGGGGGCCACTCCGGGGTACGCATGCAGGAGATGCCGGCTTTCGTGCTGGACAGTGCGTCCCAACCGCTGAATACCCGCGTTGTCGGCCTGCTTCCTGCCATGCTGTCGAATCCGTTTCACACGTCCTCCGTGCTGGTGCGGCGCGATGCGTGCGTGCGCTTTCCCGACAATGGCCAACTCAGCGAAGACTACGCACTCTGGCTGCAGCTGATCGCGGCCGGCTGGCGCTGTGCACACCACTCCCAGCAGTTGTCGTTCATGTACAAGCCTGCCTTCGGCAGCTCCGGCCTGAGCGCACAGCTGTGGCGCATGCAGCGCGGTGAGCTGGCTGCGCTCCGCGCCGTCGGCCAACGCGGGCACCGGGGCGTGCTGGCGCTGGCGCTGCCGGTCTCTTGCTTGAAGTTCGGCGTCAGGCTGTTGCGCACTTGGCTGCGCTAA
- the lysS gene encoding lysine--tRNA ligase translates to MSDTPTPAIDHNQLIAERREKLKALREAQAAGKGVAFPNDFKPAHHVADLQAQYAESAADALEASPVTVSVAGRMMLKRVMGKASFATVQDGSLGTTGGRLQLYVTRDALGEELYAAFKHWDLGDIVGAEGTLMKTKTGELSIKVTTLRLLTKSLRPMPDKFHGVADQEVKYRQRYVDLMTDETARSRFIARSKAVSGLREFMVQHGFLEVETPMLHPIPGGANAKPFVTHHNALEQEMYLRIAPELYLKRLVVGGFERVFEINRNFRNEGISVRHNPEFTMMEFYAAYWNYRDLMDFTEQLVRDAAMKAAGTLQLTYGGREVDLSQPFQRLTIREAIFQYTEAGAHVDDAAWLVSALKKLGLNEEKNQLSKRTLASLQVLYFEETVEDKLWLPTFIMEHPTEISPLARANDTRPEVTERFELYITGREFGNGFSELNDAEDQAARFQAQVAAKDGGDDEAMFFDHDFVRALEYGMPPTGGCGIGIDRLMMLLTDSPSIRDVILFPALRREH, encoded by the coding sequence ATGTCCGACACTCCCACCCCTGCCATTGACCACAACCAGCTCATCGCCGAGCGCCGCGAAAAACTCAAGGCCCTGCGGGAGGCCCAGGCAGCAGGCAAGGGCGTGGCGTTTCCCAACGATTTCAAGCCTGCCCACCATGTGGCGGACCTGCAGGCGCAGTACGCCGAAAGCGCGGCGGATGCGCTCGAGGCGAGCCCTGTCACCGTGAGCGTCGCCGGCCGGATGATGCTCAAGCGCGTGATGGGCAAGGCCAGTTTCGCCACCGTGCAGGACGGCTCGCTGGGCACGACGGGAGGCCGCCTGCAGCTGTACGTCACGCGCGATGCGCTGGGTGAAGAGCTGTACGCCGCTTTCAAGCACTGGGACCTGGGCGACATCGTGGGTGCGGAAGGCACGCTCATGAAGACCAAGACCGGCGAGCTGTCGATCAAGGTCACCACGCTGCGCCTGCTCACCAAGAGCCTTCGGCCCATGCCTGACAAGTTCCACGGCGTGGCCGACCAGGAGGTGAAATACCGCCAGCGCTACGTGGACCTGATGACCGATGAAACCGCGCGCAGCCGTTTCATCGCCCGCAGCAAGGCCGTGAGCGGCCTGCGCGAATTCATGGTGCAGCACGGCTTCCTGGAAGTGGAAACGCCCATGCTGCACCCGATTCCCGGCGGCGCGAATGCCAAGCCGTTCGTCACCCACCACAACGCGCTGGAGCAGGAGATGTACCTGCGCATCGCGCCCGAGCTGTATCTGAAGCGCCTGGTGGTGGGCGGCTTCGAGCGGGTGTTCGAGATCAACCGCAACTTCCGCAACGAAGGCATCTCGGTGCGCCACAACCCCGAGTTCACCATGATGGAGTTCTACGCGGCCTACTGGAACTACCGCGACCTGATGGACTTCACCGAACAACTGGTGCGCGATGCGGCCATGAAGGCGGCCGGCACGCTGCAGCTGACCTACGGCGGCCGCGAGGTGGACCTTTCCCAGCCGTTCCAGCGGCTGACCATCCGCGAGGCGATCTTCCAGTACACCGAAGCCGGCGCCCATGTGGATGATGCCGCCTGGCTCGTCAGCGCCCTCAAGAAGCTGGGCCTGAACGAAGAGAAGAACCAGCTGTCCAAGCGCACGCTGGCCAGCCTGCAGGTGCTGTACTTCGAAGAAACGGTGGAAGACAAGCTCTGGCTGCCGACCTTCATCATGGAGCACCCGACCGAGATCAGCCCCCTGGCCCGGGCCAACGACACGCGCCCCGAAGTGACCGAGCGTTTCGAGCTCTACATCACCGGCCGCGAGTTCGGCAACGGCTTTTCCGAGCTGAACGACGCCGAGGACCAGGCCGCGCGCTTTCAGGCGCAGGTCGCGGCCAAGGATGGCGGCGACGACGAGGCCATGTTCTTCGACCACGACTTCGTGCGGGCGCTCGAGTACGGCATGCCTCCCACGGGTGGTTGCGGTATCGGCATCGATCGGTTGATGATGTTGCTTACCGACAGCCCCAGCATCCGCGACGTGATCCTGTTCCCCGCCCTGCGCCGCGAACATTGA
- a CDS encoding GGDEF domain-containing response regulator has translation MPFTVLVVEDQASLRAVLVAELRHAGVVDVLEAASGDKALDLFQLHRPDLVLLDIRLSDHNDGYWVAQQMREAEPGGWTPIIFLSGLDGDLDVWRGIESGGDDYLVKPVKPIVLVAKLRAMRRLLDMRRRLVSLSQELHLANQRLNEMVEVDALTGLVNRRGLDRILHNEIAAARREGEPLTLMLCDLDHFKRYNDSAGHLQGDACLKDVSRLLRDVCTRPRDVAARYGGEEFALILPGTPRSGAMTFARALGKLLSVRALPHPNSPLGPTLTLSGGITTCIPDEGTSAEAMLMRADQALYAAKAQGRARFFSFEMQMDTVEQLRG, from the coding sequence ATGCCCTTCACCGTGCTGGTCGTGGAGGATCAGGCCTCCCTGCGCGCGGTGCTGGTGGCGGAACTGCGCCATGCCGGCGTGGTCGATGTGCTGGAGGCCGCATCGGGCGACAAGGCGCTCGACCTGTTCCAGTTGCACCGGCCGGACCTGGTGCTGCTGGACATCCGCCTGTCGGATCACAACGACGGCTACTGGGTCGCGCAGCAGATGCGCGAGGCCGAACCCGGGGGCTGGACGCCCATCATCTTTCTCTCCGGCCTGGACGGCGACCTGGACGTGTGGCGCGGCATCGAGTCGGGGGGCGACGACTACCTGGTCAAACCGGTCAAGCCGATCGTCCTCGTTGCCAAGCTTCGCGCCATGCGGCGGCTGCTGGACATGCGCCGCCGGCTGGTGTCGCTGTCGCAGGAGTTGCACCTGGCCAACCAGCGGCTCAATGAGATGGTCGAGGTGGATGCCCTGACCGGGCTGGTGAACCGCCGCGGCCTGGACCGCATCCTGCACAACGAGATCGCCGCGGCGCGGCGGGAGGGCGAGCCGCTCACCCTGATGCTGTGCGACCTGGACCACTTCAAGCGCTACAACGATTCAGCCGGCCACCTGCAGGGCGATGCCTGCCTGAAGGACGTGAGCCGCCTGCTGCGCGACGTGTGCACGCGCCCGCGGGATGTCGCGGCGCGCTACGGCGGCGAGGAGTTCGCCCTCATCCTGCCCGGCACGCCCCGCTCCGGCGCGATGACCTTTGCACGGGCGCTGGGCAAGCTGCTGTCCGTGCGCGCCCTGCCCCACCCCAATTCGCCGCTCGGCCCGACGCTTACGCTGTCCGGCGGCATCACCACCTGCATTCCTGACGAAGGCACCAGCGCGGAGGCCATGCTGATGCGCGCGGACCAGGCGCTGTATGCCGCCAAGGCCCAGGGACGCGCCCGCTTTTTCAGCTTCGAGATGCAGATGGACACCGTCGAGCAGCTGCGCGGCTGA
- the nagZ gene encoding beta-N-acetylhexosaminidase → MTFEHAPLILDVAGTELTAADRRRLAHPLTGGVILFTRNWQDRAQLLALTSAIKAVRDDLLICVDHEGGRVQRFRSDGFTQLPPMRAFGELWMQGDGRGAKAVPGSGALRATNAATAAGYVLGSELRSCGVDFSFTPVLDLDWSDEAPRGSAGRVQRPGVSRSSVIGDRAFHRDPRVVALLAKSLMHGLLQAGMANCGKHFPGHGFVRADSHTDIPVDPRSLKALLADDAAPYPWLSSTLTSVMPAHVIYPKVDSRPAGFSRRWLQDILRQQLRFDGAVFSDDLSMEGARRIDGQTVSYTDAAVAALDAGCDLVLLCNQSLVGEGDRQGEALDELLAGLQQARDDGRWHASPDSESRRVALLPETLPQPWDELMLQPAYLQALELLP, encoded by the coding sequence ATGACTTTCGAACACGCCCCCCTCATCCTCGACGTTGCCGGCACCGAACTCACCGCGGCGGACCGCCGCCGCCTGGCGCACCCGCTCACCGGCGGCGTGATCCTGTTCACGCGCAACTGGCAGGACCGCGCGCAGCTGCTGGCGCTCACCAGCGCCATCAAGGCCGTGCGGGACGATCTGCTGATCTGCGTGGACCACGAAGGCGGCCGCGTGCAGCGCTTTCGCAGCGATGGCTTCACCCAGCTGCCACCCATGCGGGCGTTCGGCGAGCTGTGGATGCAGGGCGACGGCCGGGGCGCCAAGGCCGTGCCCGGCAGCGGCGCGCTGCGCGCCACCAATGCGGCGACCGCCGCCGGCTACGTGCTGGGCAGCGAGCTGCGGTCATGCGGCGTGGACTTCAGCTTCACGCCGGTGCTGGACCTGGACTGGTCCGATGAGGCGCCCCGAGGCAGCGCGGGACGCGTGCAGCGGCCTGGTGTTTCCCGCAGCAGCGTGATCGGCGACCGGGCCTTCCACCGCGATCCACGCGTGGTGGCCCTGTTGGCCAAGAGCCTCATGCACGGCCTGCTGCAGGCGGGCATGGCCAATTGCGGCAAGCATTTTCCGGGGCATGGCTTCGTTCGCGCCGATTCGCACACGGACATTCCCGTGGACCCGCGCAGCCTGAAAGCCCTGCTGGCTGACGACGCGGCGCCGTACCCCTGGCTGTCGAGCACGCTCACCAGCGTGATGCCTGCCCACGTGATCTACCCCAAGGTGGACAGCCGGCCGGCGGGTTTTTCGCGGCGCTGGCTGCAGGACATCCTGCGCCAGCAACTGCGTTTCGACGGGGCGGTCTTCAGCGACGACCTGAGCATGGAAGGCGCGCGCCGCATCGACGGCCAGACGGTGAGCTACACCGATGCGGCCGTGGCGGCGCTCGATGCGGGCTGCGACCTGGTGCTGCTGTGCAACCAGAGCCTCGTGGGCGAGGGCGACCGCCAAGGCGAAGCGCTGGACGAACTGCTGGCGGGATTGCAGCAGGCCCGTGACGATGGCCGCTGGCATGCCAGCCCCGACAGCGAATCCCGCCGCGTGGCGCTGCTGCCGGAAACGCTGCCCCAGCCGTGGGACGAACTGATGCTGCAGCCCGCCTACCTGCAGGCGCTCGAACTGTTGCCGTGA